The proteins below are encoded in one region of Chloroherpetonaceae bacterium:
- a CDS encoding MotA/TolQ/ExbB proton channel family protein: MAKKNKVFLWAIIILSAVVSFAVYFFVFGPAPKGTLLHNFYEGGPLVAVLMANLLVLIIVVTERAIAYNKANGKGNLDKLLKEVKQDLERGAIVEALQKCENHNSAVSTSIMSGLERYRSLDEVEPRFNAKIQEVQKAIDEAANFESAQYETNLTPIKTIATIATLIGLMGTTIGMIRAFNALAETGGTPDPAKLSGAIAEALYNTAGGLLAAILGTVAYNYFKAEIDNFTYYIDEAAFEVIQTLTIARRTLISERERAQ; the protein is encoded by the coding sequence ATGGCAAAAAAGAACAAGGTATTTTTGTGGGCGATTATCATTCTCTCAGCAGTGGTCTCGTTTGCAGTATATTTCTTCGTGTTTGGGCCAGCCCCAAAAGGAACGCTTCTTCACAATTTTTATGAAGGCGGTCCGCTTGTAGCAGTGCTAATGGCGAACCTACTTGTGCTCATTATTGTGGTAACGGAGCGCGCAATTGCTTACAACAAGGCGAATGGCAAGGGTAACTTGGATAAACTTCTGAAAGAAGTAAAACAAGACTTAGAGCGAGGCGCAATCGTAGAAGCCTTGCAGAAGTGTGAAAATCACAACAGTGCAGTTTCCACCTCCATTATGAGTGGTTTGGAGCGCTATCGCTCACTTGATGAAGTAGAACCGCGCTTCAATGCTAAAATTCAAGAGGTTCAAAAAGCGATTGACGAGGCGGCAAACTTTGAGTCAGCACAGTATGAGACCAACCTTACCCCGATTAAGACGATTGCGACGATTGCAACGCTCATTGGTCTGATGGGTACGACCATCGGTATGATTCGCGCGTTCAACGCTCTGGCGGAAACGGGTGGCACGCCAGATCCAGCTAAGCTCTCTGGCGCTATCGCCGAAGCGCTTTATAACACCGCCGGAGGACTTTTAGCCGCTATCTTAGGGACAGTGGCATACAACTACTTCAAGGCAGAGATTGATAACTTCACATACTACATTGACGAAGCAGCTTTTGAAGTGATTCAAACGCTGACCATTGCTCGTCGCACACTTATCTCTGAACGCGAGCGCGCACAGTAA
- a CDS encoding biopolymer transporter ExbD produces MAEALRDKGKTVKINMREGKTNAQARKIKKYNEKSDETSHVDLAPMVDIAFLLLTFFMMTTSFAKPNVFQMGLPEPPKPNAAPSAVDPKLMLTIQVSKTGKDGVFMLRGIEKEGNTPAYTKFEEIRAKVKAIRDEIQNDPNLSKYDVVTAIKIHPDAKYDDMIEVMNEVFDAGVRKWATVELKPDEAKKLEELEAKVKK; encoded by the coding sequence ATGGCAGAAGCGCTGCGTGATAAGGGCAAAACAGTTAAAATCAATATGCGCGAAGGAAAAACCAACGCGCAAGCAAGGAAAATCAAGAAGTATAATGAAAAAAGTGATGAAACTTCCCATGTCGACCTTGCGCCAATGGTGGACATTGCCTTTCTTTTGCTTACGTTCTTTATGATGACAACCTCGTTTGCAAAGCCGAATGTCTTCCAGATGGGACTGCCCGAGCCACCGAAGCCGAATGCTGCACCGAGTGCCGTAGACCCGAAGCTGATGCTCACGATTCAAGTGTCCAAGACAGGGAAAGATGGTGTGTTTATGCTACGCGGAATTGAGAAAGAAGGAAACACGCCTGCTTACACAAAGTTTGAAGAAATCCGCGCAAAGGTAAAGGCGATCCGAGACGAGATTCAAAATGACCCGAACCTGAGCAAGTATGATGTGGTAACCGCAATCAAGATTCATCCAGATGCAAAGTATGATGATATGATTGAAGTGATGAATGAAGTTTTTGATGCGGGTGTACGCAAGTGGGCAACTGTAGAATTAAAGCCAGATGAAGCAAAGAAGCTGGAAGAACTGGAAGCAAAGGTGAAGAAGTGA
- a CDS encoding TonB family protein, producing MSVGAGGRSKEEIEAVVKANQPAIYACYVEARQAGDIKGTMVVRVLIAPDGAVRDAQIVKTSITNQNMQRCIVGKMRRMKFKAISGSTIQQVDIPYDFTESE from the coding sequence ATGAGCGTCGGAGCAGGCGGTCGCAGTAAGGAAGAAATTGAAGCTGTAGTCAAAGCAAATCAACCCGCCATATATGCTTGCTACGTAGAGGCACGCCAAGCTGGAGACATTAAAGGCACGATGGTCGTACGTGTCTTAATTGCACCAGATGGCGCCGTGCGTGATGCGCAGATTGTAAAGACCTCTATCACCAACCAAAACATGCAACGGTGCATCGTGGGGAAAATGCGACGAATGAAGTTCAAGGCAATTAGTGGTAGCACCATTCAGCAAGTTGATATTCCCTACGACTTTACCGAATCGGAATAA
- the nadD gene encoding nicotinate (nicotinamide) nucleotide adenylyltransferase has translation MQTLVLFGGTFDPPHLGHLALLTLTRELICPDKVILSVSRNPLKAGTTATDQQRFEMAQQLAEELNATGNCFEVSDWELKQNSPSYTIETLQHWQAQYPSARWLLAVGEDNYRIFHRWKSPEKILEIVELLVFSRQVQNISRESMQAFANAKVHFIQLDLSISSSELRQRLSDPVQRQQAMRKVPSVIARYIEANKLYSASASVTE, from the coding sequence GTGCAAACACTTGTGCTATTTGGCGGCACATTTGACCCGCCACATTTAGGACACCTCGCACTGCTAACGCTCACCCGAGAACTGATTTGCCCCGATAAAGTGATTCTGAGCGTCTCACGCAATCCGCTTAAAGCAGGCACCACAGCGACCGACCAGCAGCGCTTTGAAATGGCACAGCAGCTCGCCGAGGAGCTGAACGCAACAGGTAATTGCTTCGAGGTGAGTGACTGGGAACTAAAACAAAACAGTCCATCATATACGATAGAGACACTGCAACACTGGCAAGCCCAGTATCCATCGGCACGCTGGCTACTAGCAGTTGGCGAAGACAATTACCGAATCTTCCACCGCTGGAAGTCGCCTGAAAAAATTTTGGAAATAGTGGAGTTACTTGTGTTTTCAAGGCAAGTGCAAAACATAAGCAGGGAGTCTATGCAGGCGTTTGCAAATGCGAAAGTGCATTTCATTCAGTTGGACCTCTCTATTTCATCGAGCGAATTGCGGCAGAGGCTCTCAGACCCTGTGCAACGCCAGCAAGCAATGCGCAAAGTGCCCTCCGTCATTGCACGCTACATTGAAGCAAACAAACTCTACAGCGCTTCGGCTAGCGTTACAGAGTAG
- a CDS encoding tetratricopeptide repeat protein → MWAEKAFAQVEGFSNALPPSSLLISDREFLNDLLAKDRYLALAYENLEILSKDFSQSPPTIERLRAIRIEGFGHLEGEQGEFHNFPTKAEYERFYQFARYQAVRNELNAYRKSLLAAAPRSTLEKALRLDLKSAMLRYEKGDYMTARLYFEDIYETYSPYFRNLDDVLFLQAESNFAIKAFVEAKKLYEQLLVEYPASQYALNAVQRILFVSYVYDDYKQFQRDFRKYKPYIKLEQEADFKVYLLAGTMEYRNQQYARAIEDFAQIPDRSEWKPMADFAAGLAHLALEETKEAERKFRRIIEHPYLPWDTKLSGIRNAAAIQLAHLHYKRGCRFLDEARRFYTGDEKERAKADSTLQAELRTQPAEQQLAAYQRQLIEILKKIEIQDTAVLALARRLESELSAVSTSEQELRQFNEALKENVQNIEAAQEGIDRIRLELAAAQEEGRLAAEQIARMREKLAKAQQEVLFQRFNAYRNFALAEFALAERYFNEVSRGNPDRDLAELGVLWVKFKSGQYREAKREIESYFRKFRTSENLYQAMFLAGYITQAKYPEDPRYALKDYNFVYNGWTGLQYIEKFLAKKAILRQQMLVAQTVGSASENPSEVSAATEISNDIAKAIELLKFDRRAIVGSETGLVADERRPALEELAGKLSAATGAGNNTLREAASSASRAIKEILELATQSVSNDTRLFLTHAPLLVSSELADYRKNLEFYKKVAREEIARSEELIARLQPSAIRAGDPRQQLLSSYYLNNAKSVRTLASAMLTALQQKEFFGEETVERAGTVAQYAFSALTYDEVKKRREQVKSFERVVNMLKSSIRKKINQLELFLEQVKKEEEGTAVVVVTKADLLQKEFEEVLSDFRRAFFIGTDYLLLNRQGEQKKVLLP, encoded by the coding sequence GTGTGGGCTGAGAAAGCCTTTGCTCAAGTCGAAGGATTTTCTAATGCCCTGCCACCCAGTTCGCTGCTTATCAGCGACAGGGAGTTTCTAAATGACCTGCTAGCCAAAGACCGCTACTTGGCCTTAGCGTATGAGAATCTGGAAATTCTCTCAAAGGACTTCAGTCAGTCACCGCCAACCATTGAGCGGCTGAGAGCTATTCGTATTGAGGGATTTGGGCATCTAGAAGGTGAGCAAGGCGAATTTCACAATTTTCCAACCAAAGCGGAGTATGAGCGATTCTATCAATTTGCACGCTATCAGGCAGTGCGCAACGAGCTGAATGCTTACCGCAAGAGTTTGTTAGCGGCAGCGCCACGCTCAACACTCGAAAAAGCCCTGCGGCTTGATCTCAAGAGTGCTATGCTTCGCTACGAGAAAGGCGACTATATGACTGCTCGCCTCTACTTTGAAGATATCTACGAAACGTATAGCCCATATTTTAGAAACCTTGACGATGTGCTGTTTCTGCAGGCGGAGTCAAACTTTGCTATCAAAGCGTTTGTAGAAGCAAAAAAGCTCTATGAGCAGCTTTTAGTGGAGTACCCTGCGTCGCAGTATGCATTGAATGCGGTGCAGCGCATTCTGTTCGTGAGCTATGTCTATGATGACTACAAGCAATTCCAGCGCGATTTTCGCAAGTATAAACCCTACATTAAGCTCGAGCAAGAAGCAGACTTCAAGGTGTATCTTTTGGCAGGCACGATGGAGTATCGCAATCAGCAGTATGCTCGAGCAATAGAAGACTTTGCACAGATTCCAGACCGTTCAGAGTGGAAACCGATGGCAGACTTTGCGGCTGGGCTAGCGCACCTAGCGCTGGAAGAGACCAAGGAAGCCGAAAGAAAATTCCGAAGAATCATTGAGCACCCGTATCTGCCTTGGGACACGAAACTCTCTGGTATCAGGAATGCGGCTGCTATTCAGTTGGCTCATCTCCACTACAAGCGCGGATGCAGATTCTTAGATGAAGCACGCCGATTCTACACAGGCGATGAAAAGGAACGTGCAAAAGCCGATTCGACCCTGCAAGCAGAATTGCGCACGCAACCAGCTGAGCAGCAGCTAGCTGCTTACCAGCGTCAGCTAATAGAAATTCTGAAAAAGATTGAGATTCAAGACACTGCAGTTTTAGCCCTCGCAAGACGCTTAGAGAGTGAGCTTTCAGCAGTCTCCACTTCTGAGCAGGAGTTGCGTCAGTTCAATGAGGCACTGAAGGAGAATGTGCAGAACATTGAAGCGGCACAAGAAGGAATCGACCGCATTCGTCTAGAACTGGCAGCAGCACAAGAGGAAGGGCGTCTGGCAGCTGAGCAGATTGCAAGGATGAGAGAGAAACTGGCGAAAGCGCAGCAGGAAGTACTCTTCCAGCGCTTCAATGCCTATCGCAACTTTGCGCTGGCAGAGTTTGCGCTGGCAGAGCGATACTTCAATGAAGTCAGCCGTGGCAACCCTGACAGAGACCTCGCTGAGTTAGGAGTGCTTTGGGTAAAGTTTAAGTCAGGGCAGTATCGAGAGGCAAAAAGAGAGATTGAAAGCTACTTCAGAAAGTTCCGCACATCGGAGAATCTCTACCAAGCAATGTTCCTGGCTGGATACATCACGCAAGCCAAGTATCCAGAAGACCCGCGGTATGCACTAAAAGATTACAACTTCGTCTATAACGGCTGGACAGGGCTTCAGTATATTGAGAAGTTCTTGGCGAAGAAGGCTATTTTGCGTCAGCAAATGTTGGTTGCACAGACGGTCGGCTCTGCATCAGAGAATCCAAGCGAAGTCTCAGCAGCTACAGAGATTAGCAACGATATTGCAAAAGCTATAGAGTTGCTTAAATTTGACCGCCGCGCAATTGTGGGCTCCGAGACAGGCCTTGTCGCCGATGAGCGTCGCCCCGCTTTAGAAGAACTGGCAGGAAAACTGAGTGCTGCAACGGGCGCTGGTAACAACACGCTTAGAGAGGCAGCAAGCAGTGCAAGTCGAGCAATTAAGGAAATTCTTGAATTAGCCACGCAGTCTGTCTCTAACGACACAAGGCTATTTCTCACCCATGCACCACTGCTGGTGAGCAGTGAGCTGGCAGATTACCGAAAGAACTTGGAGTTCTACAAAAAGGTGGCACGCGAGGAAATCGCACGCTCAGAAGAGCTGATTGCACGCCTGCAGCCCTCTGCTATCAGAGCTGGAGATCCACGGCAGCAGTTGCTAAGCAGCTACTACCTTAACAACGCAAAGTCGGTGCGCACACTGGCAAGCGCTATGCTGACGGCGTTGCAGCAAAAAGAATTCTTTGGCGAGGAAACTGTTGAGCGTGCAGGCACTGTAGCGCAGTATGCGTTTAGTGCGCTAACATATGATGAAGTGAAAAAACGCCGGGAACAAGTAAAGAGCTTCGAGCGAGTGGTAAATATGCTCAAATCCTCAATTCGGAAGAAAATCAATCAGCTGGAGCTCTTCCTCGAACAAGTCAAGAAAGAGGAGGAAGGCACAGCAGTGGTGGTGGTAACGAAAGCAGATTTGCTGCAGAAAGAGTTCGAAGAAGTGTTGAGTGATTTCCGGCGAGCATTTTTCATTGGGACAGATTACCTATTGCTGAATCGTCAAGGTGAGCAAAAGAAAGTGCTGCTGCCGTAG
- a CDS encoding biopolymer transporter ExbD, translated as MNFFGFFMHGGEEIDLAPLVDIAFLLLTFFMMTTVFRATDKIQVETPQSNSAAKEPTKRYVIVTVSDSSDKHDTQVVVNMDEYKVRMTAFQGTQYEKEAAGTDGVLLRDWRKELYEVLLRARQADPGQTIVLKADKNAKFSVINEVMIKMKEVKFDQVQMITQMEK; from the coding sequence ATGAACTTTTTTGGATTTTTTATGCACGGGGGCGAAGAGATTGATCTTGCCCCGCTAGTTGATATCGCATTTTTGCTCCTCACTTTCTTTATGATGACCACGGTGTTCCGTGCAACGGATAAGATTCAGGTCGAGACACCGCAATCAAACTCCGCTGCAAAAGAGCCGACAAAGCGTTATGTGATTGTAACGGTATCGGACAGTTCTGACAAACACGATACGCAAGTGGTGGTCAATATGGATGAATACAAGGTGCGTATGACCGCTTTTCAGGGCACGCAATATGAAAAAGAAGCGGCTGGAACAGACGGCGTGTTGCTTAGGGATTGGAGAAAAGAGCTTTACGAAGTATTGCTTCGTGCACGGCAGGCTGACCCAGGTCAGACAATCGTGCTCAAGGCAGACAAGAATGCAAAGTTTAGCGTGATTAATGAGGTGATGATAAAAATGAAGGAAGTAAAGTTTGACCAAGTGCAGATGATTACGCAAATGGAAAAATAA
- a CDS encoding NAD-dependent epimerase/dehydratase family protein: MPPLALVTGATGFVGSWLVELLLQRGYRVRVLTRSSSSRNNLQGLEVEYVIVDYAQPETLLRAIEGVEFVFHSAALTKARSEQEFYRANVEATENLLRATQHAAARLKRFVHISTQAAVGPSPSANHPVDETAPCRPLTMYGRTKLQAELVCKRFMSDLPITIVRPSVVYGPRDRDMLEFFKAVKLGFVPKFGFGVEKRLNIVHVRDLVQGILLAAEHPKSAGETYFISSEQSYTWDEVGEAAKAALGKSFTLTVTLPDWLVYGVAALSETICAAQGKVSIINREKAIEGAQRYWTCSIEKAKSQLGYVPTTSLEQGVAETIAWAKQVGWL; encoded by the coding sequence ATGCCGCCTCTTGCACTAGTAACAGGTGCCACTGGCTTCGTTGGCAGTTGGCTTGTAGAATTGCTTTTGCAGCGCGGGTATCGCGTTCGCGTGCTAACACGTTCCTCCAGCTCAAGGAACAACCTGCAAGGCCTTGAGGTGGAATATGTGATTGTCGACTATGCTCAGCCTGAGACGCTGCTGCGTGCCATAGAGGGCGTGGAGTTCGTGTTTCACTCTGCCGCTTTAACCAAAGCGCGCTCGGAGCAGGAGTTTTACCGCGCAAATGTTGAAGCAACAGAGAACCTGCTTAGGGCTACTCAGCATGCTGCAGCTCGCCTTAAACGGTTTGTGCACATCTCGACGCAAGCGGCTGTTGGTCCTTCTCCCTCTGCCAATCACCCCGTCGACGAAACCGCGCCATGCCGACCGCTTACAATGTATGGGCGCACCAAACTTCAAGCCGAGTTAGTTTGTAAAAGGTTTATGTCGGACCTACCTATTACGATTGTGCGTCCATCAGTCGTCTATGGACCGCGCGACAGGGATATGCTTGAATTCTTCAAAGCTGTCAAACTTGGGTTTGTTCCAAAATTTGGTTTCGGTGTCGAAAAGCGGCTTAACATTGTGCATGTGCGCGACCTTGTTCAGGGAATCCTTCTGGCAGCGGAGCACCCTAAGTCCGCTGGCGAGACTTACTTCATTTCATCTGAGCAGTCATACACTTGGGACGAAGTTGGTGAGGCTGCCAAAGCTGCACTGGGTAAATCATTCACTCTTACGGTTACGCTACCCGATTGGCTTGTCTATGGCGTTGCTGCACTGAGCGAAACAATCTGCGCTGCACAAGGCAAAGTCTCCATTATCAATCGTGAGAAAGCGATTGAAGGAGCGCAACGCTATTGGACTTGCTCAATTGAAAAAGCTAAGTCTCAGCTTGGCTATGTGCCTACCACTTCTCTTGAGCAAGGCGTAGCAGAGACCATCGCATGGGCTAAGCAAGTGGGCTGGCTGTAG